The following coding sequences are from one Manis pentadactyla isolate mManPen7 chromosome 13, mManPen7.hap1, whole genome shotgun sequence window:
- the LOC118921381 gene encoding olfactory receptor 2L13 isoform X1, with amino-acid sequence MESWNQTSDDFILLGLLPPHPTGLLLLFLIILVFFLASVGNSAMIHLIRMDSRLHTPMYFLLSQLSLMDLMYISTTIPKMMFNFLSGQKGISFMGCGVQSFFFLTMACSEGLLLASMAYDRYLAICHPLHYPIRMSKRMCVKMIIGSWVLGSINSLAHTVYALHIPYCQSRAIDHFFCDVPAMLPLACMDTWVYEYMVFVSTSLFLLLPFLGITASYGRILFAVYHMRSKEGQKKAFTTCSTHLTVVTFYYAPFVYTYLRPRNLRSPTEDKVLAVFYTILTPMFNPIIYSLRNKEVLGAMKRVFRIFFAMKE; translated from the coding sequence ATGGAGAGTTGGAATCAAACTTCAGATGATTTCATTTTGTTGGGGTTACTTCCCCCACATCCAACGGGCCTACTTCTCTTGTTCCTTATCATTCTTGTATTCTTTCTCGCCTCTGTGGGCAACTCGGCAATGATTCACCTCATACGTATGGATTCCaggctccacacccccatgtacttcctcCTCAGTCAGCTCTCCCTCATGGACCTCATGTACATCTCCACCACCATCCCTAAGATGATGTTCAACTTCCTCTCAGGCCAGAAGGGCATCTCCTTCATGGGATGTGGGGTGCAGAGTTTCTTCTTCCTGACCATGGCGTGTTCAGAAGGCTTACTCCTGGCCTCCATGGCCTACGACCGTTACctggccatctgccaccccctTCACTATCCCATCCGCATGAGTAAAAGGATGTGTGTGAAGATGATCATAGGATCTTGGGTCTTGGGGTCTATCAACTCCTTGGCACACACTGTCTATGCCCTCCATATTCCTTACTGCCAGTCTAGGGCCATTGATCACTTCTTCTGCGATGTCCCAGCCATGTTGCCTCTGGCCTGCATGGACACCTGGGTCTATGAGTACATGGTTTTTGTGAGCACAAgtctttttctgcttcttccattCCTTGGCATCACTGCTTCCTATGGCCGGATACTTTTTGCTGTCTACCATATGCGCTCAAAAGAGGGACAGAAAAAGGCCTTTACTACATGTTCCACACATTTAACTGTAGTGACCTTTTACTATGCACCTTTTGTCTACACCTATCTTCGGCCCAGGAACCTCCGCTCACCAACAGAAGATAAGGTCTTGGCTGTTTTCTACACCATCCTCACTCCCATGTTCAATCCcatcatctacagcctgaggaataaGGAGGTCCTGGGGGCCATGAAAAGAGTGTTCAGGATATTTTTTGCCATGAAAGAATAA
- the LOC118921381 gene encoding olfactory receptor 2L13 isoform X2 produces MESWNQTSDDFILLGLLPPHPTGLLLLFLIILVFFLASVGNSAMIHLIRMDSRLHTPMYFLLSQLSLMDLMYISTTIPKMMFNFLSGQKGISFMGCGVQSFFFLTMACSEGLLLASMAYDRYLAICHPLHYPIRMSKRMCVKMIIGSWVLGSINSLAHTVYALHIPYCQSRAIDHFFCDVPAMLPLACMDTWVYEYMVFVSTSLFLLLPFLGITASYGRILFAVYHMRSKEGQKKAFTTCSTHLTVVTFYYAPFVYTYLRPRNLRSPTEDKVLAVFYTILTPMFNPIIYSLRNKEVLGAMKRLNLKMSSEKV; encoded by the coding sequence ATGGAGAGTTGGAATCAAACTTCAGATGATTTCATTTTGTTGGGGTTACTTCCCCCACATCCAACGGGCCTACTTCTCTTGTTCCTTATCATTCTTGTATTCTTTCTCGCCTCTGTGGGCAACTCGGCAATGATTCACCTCATACGTATGGATTCCaggctccacacccccatgtacttcctcCTCAGTCAGCTCTCCCTCATGGACCTCATGTACATCTCCACCACCATCCCTAAGATGATGTTCAACTTCCTCTCAGGCCAGAAGGGCATCTCCTTCATGGGATGTGGGGTGCAGAGTTTCTTCTTCCTGACCATGGCGTGTTCAGAAGGCTTACTCCTGGCCTCCATGGCCTACGACCGTTACctggccatctgccaccccctTCACTATCCCATCCGCATGAGTAAAAGGATGTGTGTGAAGATGATCATAGGATCTTGGGTCTTGGGGTCTATCAACTCCTTGGCACACACTGTCTATGCCCTCCATATTCCTTACTGCCAGTCTAGGGCCATTGATCACTTCTTCTGCGATGTCCCAGCCATGTTGCCTCTGGCCTGCATGGACACCTGGGTCTATGAGTACATGGTTTTTGTGAGCACAAgtctttttctgcttcttccattCCTTGGCATCACTGCTTCCTATGGCCGGATACTTTTTGCTGTCTACCATATGCGCTCAAAAGAGGGACAGAAAAAGGCCTTTACTACATGTTCCACACATTTAACTGTAGTGACCTTTTACTATGCACCTTTTGTCTACACCTATCTTCGGCCCAGGAACCTCCGCTCACCAACAGAAGATAAGGTCTTGGCTGTTTTCTACACCATCCTCACTCCCATGTTCAATCCcatcatctacagcctgaggaataaGGAGGTCCTGGGGGCCATGAAAAGA